A window from Anomalospiza imberbis isolate Cuckoo-Finch-1a 21T00152 chromosome 8, ASM3175350v1, whole genome shotgun sequence encodes these proteins:
- the PLEKHS1 gene encoding pleckstrin homology domain-containing family S member 1 isoform X1, with the protein MEETIRMTSTSKRNSAVRIQNTFCPEGGVCKHGLLIKSPPPQLFSSQNSWKRRLFVLSKSSTGNYILKYLKGQHVKGSIAVDQIISIQAGISNAEIMETVRKMFKCLPEQVMSISTGNRRYYLIGDSRQEIDDWVTLISSVCREDKRSGCCPQNQDLPNAEVRSRTSSLPLFLGSVDMTRLPDRQSYQQENGSSEDKNRPYSDPGPHQAQCDSPRGVFPSLDKILGRSEENLLLSDPEENIKKDEEDYYQTPSNVLAKCTTELSKPDPTAESDVPVPEKPVQNSPVKENIYMSMKSLKLLDETCQLTCRRDGLPSPPKCQNNSACPRGLEADKGTKLPESSTSLQPTLQRRQNSLPLSVVHLSILLSQVTDEMQLQKLDIFVPLADINNYLKLTEAAGRICISQWAGPLRLGCLFNHGDHVVAVNDLQPQGVEEAFFFISRSTRKEVKLTVCRIPHSDIFHAKGCSCS; encoded by the exons ATGGAAGAAACAATCAGGATGACTTCTACAAGTAAAAGAAATTCTGCAG TGAgaattcaaaatacattttgccCTGAAGGTGGAGTCTGCAAGCACGGACTCCTCATCAAATCACCACCTCCTCAACTCTTCAGCTCACAG AATTCCTGGAAAAGGCGTCTTTTTGTCCTGTCCAAATCCAGCACAGGGAATTACATCCTCAAGTATCTAAAAGGCCAACACGTGAAAGGCTCCATAGCTGTTGATCA aatcataagTATTCAAGCTGGCATAAGTAATGCTGAAATTATGGAAACGGTGAGGAAGATGTTTAAATGCCTTCCTGAGCAGGTGATGTCCATCAGCACTGGAAACAGGCGTTACTACCTCATTGGGGACAGCAG GCAGGAAATAGACGATTGGGTCACTCTGATATCTTCAGTCTGCAGGGAGGACAAAAGAAGTGGATGCTGCCCTCAG AACCAAGATCTTCCAAATGCAGAAGTCAGAAGCCGGACTTCCTCTTTGCCATTATTCTTGGGTTCTGTAGATATGACCAGGCTTCCAGACAGGCAAAGCTACCAGCAG GAGAATGGTTCCTCAGAAGACAAGAACAGGCCTTATTCAGATCCTGGCCCCCATCAGGCTCAGTGTGACTCACCAAGAGGAGTTTTTCCAAGCCTG GATAAAATTCTGGGAAGAAGTGAGGAAAACCTGCTGTTGTCAGATCCAGAGGAAAACATCAAAAAGGACGAAGAAGATTATTACCAAACTCCCAGCAATGTTTTAGCTAAG TGCACTACTGAATTATCAAAGCCTGACCCTACAGCTGAGTCTGATGTTCCTGTGCCAGAGAAGCCAGTGCAGAACAGCCCAGTAAAGGAGAACATTTATATGTCAATGAAGTCACT TAAGCTGCTGGATGAGACATGCCAGCTCACGTGCAGACGTGATGGGCTCCCATCCCCTCCCAAATGCCAGAACAACAGTGCATGTCCAAGAGGCTTGGAAGCAGACAAAGGCACAAAACTCCCAGAAAGCAGCACCAGCCTGCAGCCAACcctccagagaaggcaaaactCATTACCCCTCTCAGTGGTTCACTTGTCTATACTGCTCAG TCAAGTTACAGATGAGATGCAGCTGCAGAAACTGGATATTTTCGTACCCCTGGCTGATATTAACAATTACCTAAAACTTACTGAAGCAGCAGGACGAATATG CATTTCACAGTGGGCTGGTCCTCTCAGGCTGGGGTGTTTGTTTAACCATGGAGACCATGTGGTGGCTGTGAATGATCTGCAGCCCCAGGGTGTGGAAGAAGCTTTCTTCTTCATCAGCAGGTCCACAAGAAAGGAG gtaAAACTTACTGTGTGTAGGATTCCACATTCAGATATCTTCCATGCTAAAGGCTGCTCatgttcctga
- the PLEKHS1 gene encoding pleckstrin homology domain-containing family S member 1 isoform X2 encodes MEETIRMTSTSKRNSAGGVCKHGLLIKSPPPQLFSSQNSWKRRLFVLSKSSTGNYILKYLKGQHVKGSIAVDQIISIQAGISNAEIMETVRKMFKCLPEQVMSISTGNRRYYLIGDSRQEIDDWVTLISSVCREDKRSGCCPQNQDLPNAEVRSRTSSLPLFLGSVDMTRLPDRQSYQQENGSSEDKNRPYSDPGPHQAQCDSPRGVFPSLDKILGRSEENLLLSDPEENIKKDEEDYYQTPSNVLAKCTTELSKPDPTAESDVPVPEKPVQNSPVKENIYMSMKSLKLLDETCQLTCRRDGLPSPPKCQNNSACPRGLEADKGTKLPESSTSLQPTLQRRQNSLPLSVVHLSILLSQVTDEMQLQKLDIFVPLADINNYLKLTEAAGRICISQWAGPLRLGCLFNHGDHVVAVNDLQPQGVEEAFFFISRSTRKEVKLTVCRIPHSDIFHAKGCSCS; translated from the exons ATGGAAGAAACAATCAGGATGACTTCTACAAGTAAAAGAAATTCTGCAG GTGGAGTCTGCAAGCACGGACTCCTCATCAAATCACCACCTCCTCAACTCTTCAGCTCACAG AATTCCTGGAAAAGGCGTCTTTTTGTCCTGTCCAAATCCAGCACAGGGAATTACATCCTCAAGTATCTAAAAGGCCAACACGTGAAAGGCTCCATAGCTGTTGATCA aatcataagTATTCAAGCTGGCATAAGTAATGCTGAAATTATGGAAACGGTGAGGAAGATGTTTAAATGCCTTCCTGAGCAGGTGATGTCCATCAGCACTGGAAACAGGCGTTACTACCTCATTGGGGACAGCAG GCAGGAAATAGACGATTGGGTCACTCTGATATCTTCAGTCTGCAGGGAGGACAAAAGAAGTGGATGCTGCCCTCAG AACCAAGATCTTCCAAATGCAGAAGTCAGAAGCCGGACTTCCTCTTTGCCATTATTCTTGGGTTCTGTAGATATGACCAGGCTTCCAGACAGGCAAAGCTACCAGCAG GAGAATGGTTCCTCAGAAGACAAGAACAGGCCTTATTCAGATCCTGGCCCCCATCAGGCTCAGTGTGACTCACCAAGAGGAGTTTTTCCAAGCCTG GATAAAATTCTGGGAAGAAGTGAGGAAAACCTGCTGTTGTCAGATCCAGAGGAAAACATCAAAAAGGACGAAGAAGATTATTACCAAACTCCCAGCAATGTTTTAGCTAAG TGCACTACTGAATTATCAAAGCCTGACCCTACAGCTGAGTCTGATGTTCCTGTGCCAGAGAAGCCAGTGCAGAACAGCCCAGTAAAGGAGAACATTTATATGTCAATGAAGTCACT TAAGCTGCTGGATGAGACATGCCAGCTCACGTGCAGACGTGATGGGCTCCCATCCCCTCCCAAATGCCAGAACAACAGTGCATGTCCAAGAGGCTTGGAAGCAGACAAAGGCACAAAACTCCCAGAAAGCAGCACCAGCCTGCAGCCAACcctccagagaaggcaaaactCATTACCCCTCTCAGTGGTTCACTTGTCTATACTGCTCAG TCAAGTTACAGATGAGATGCAGCTGCAGAAACTGGATATTTTCGTACCCCTGGCTGATATTAACAATTACCTAAAACTTACTGAAGCAGCAGGACGAATATG CATTTCACAGTGGGCTGGTCCTCTCAGGCTGGGGTGTTTGTTTAACCATGGAGACCATGTGGTGGCTGTGAATGATCTGCAGCCCCAGGGTGTGGAAGAAGCTTTCTTCTTCATCAGCAGGTCCACAAGAAAGGAG gtaAAACTTACTGTGTGTAGGATTCCACATTCAGATATCTTCCATGCTAAAGGCTGCTCatgttcctga